The Pseudomonas entomophila genome segment CTGATCGGCCAGACCAGCGTCCCCGGTAGCCATGGCGCAGTCCGCGCCATCGACCCGGCCACCAACCAGGCACTCGAACCCGCCTATGCCGGCGCCACCGGCGAACACGTGGCCCAGGCCTGCACCCTGGCCTGGGCAGCGTTCGATGAATACCGCGAAACCTCGCCCGAACAACGCGCTCGCTTTCTCGAAACCATCGCCGAGCAGATCGAAACCCTGGGCGACCTGCTGATCGAGCGCGCCAACGCCGAAACCGGCCTGCCCAAGGCACGCCTGCTGGGCGAGCGCGCCCGCACCTGCAATCAGCTGCGCACCTTCGCCCGCGTGGTGCGTGCCGGCGAATGGCTCGACGTGCGCGTCGACCGCGCCCAGCCCGAGCGCCAACCGCTGCCACGCCCGGATCTGCGCCAACGCCAGGTATCCCTGGGCCCGGTGGCGGTGTTCGGCGCCAGCAACTTCCCACTGGCGTTCTCGGTCGCCGGCGGCGACACAGCCTCGGCACTGGCCGCCGGCTGCCCGGTAGTAGTCAAGGCCCATGGCGCCCATCCCGGCACCAGCGAACTGGTCGGCCAGGCAGTGGCCCGGGCGGTCAAGCTATGCGCACTGCCAGAAGGCGTGTTCTCGCTGCTATATGGCGCCGGCCGCGAGATCGGTGTCGCCCTGGTCAGTGACCCACGCATCAAGGCGGTCGGTTTCACTGGGTCGCGCAGTGGAGGCATCGCCCTGTGCCAGGCGGCCCAGGCACGCCACGAGCCGATCCCGGTGTATGCCGAAATGAGCTCGATCAACCCAGTGTTCCTCTTCAACGCTGCCTTGCAGGCCCGCGCCGAAACACTGGCCCAGGGCTTCGTCACCTCACTGACCCAGGGCGCCGGCCAGTTCTGTACCAACCCAGGGCTGGTGATCGCCTGCCAAGGGCCCGCGCTTGAACGGTTCATCGCCGCCACCGGCGATCACCTCCAACCCGTGGCGGCGCAAACCATGCTCACCCCCGGCATCGCCAGCGCCTATGCAAACGGCGTCGCGGCGCTGAATGAGAACGGCAATGCCCAGGCAGTTGCCAGCGGCCTGCCCCAGCAAAGCCCGAACCAATGCCAGGCTTACGTTTTTGTCACCCAAGCCCAAGCGTTTCTTGCTGACCCGGCCCTGCAGGCCGAAGTGTTCGGCGCCGCCTCGCTGGTGGTGGCCTGCGACAGCGACGAGGAGATTCGCCTGGTCGCCGAACACCTGGAAGGTCAGTTGACGGCCACGCTGCACCTGGACGACGCCGACCTGCCCGACGCGCGCCAGCTGCTGCCCACGCTCGAACGCAAGGCCGGGCGCATTCTGGTCAACGGCTGGCCGACCGGGGTCGAGGTGTGCGATGCGATGGTCCACGGCGGGCCGTTCCCGGCTACCTCCGATACCCGCGGCACCTCGGTGGGCACTGCGGCGATCCTGCGTTTCCTGCGCCCGGTGTGCTACCAGGACTTCCCCGACACGCTGCTGCCCGAGGCGTTGAAGCACGATAACCCGCTGCACCTGCACCGGCTGCTCGACGGTAAGCGGGAAGGCGCATGAGCAGCACCGATACCGACATCGCCGTGATCGGCGCCGGCATCGTCGGCGTCGCCTGCGCCCTGCAGTTGGCCCGCCAAGGCATGCGGGTACTGCTGATCGATCGCCAGGCACCCGGCCACGGCGCCTCCTATGGCAACGCCGGGCACCTGGCCACCGAGCAGGTCTTCCCGATCGCCGACCTGTCGATCTTCAAGCGCCTGCCGGCCATGCTGATGGACCCGATGGGGCCGTTGCGCCTGGACTGGAAGTACCTGCCCCAGGCCATCCCCTGGTTCACCCGCCTGCTGCTCAACCTGCGCCCGGCGCCGTTCCAGCGCAGCGTGGCCGGCCTGCGCGCCCTGAACGAAGCCAGCCTCGGCGCCTGGCAGCGCCTGCTTGGCAGCCTCGGGCGCGGCAACATGCTCCGGGAGGATGGCTCGCTGCTGGTTTTCGAACGCCCGGCATCACGCCCGGCACTCGAGGCCTTGCAGGCGCGCATGCGACAGCAGGCAGTGCCGGTCGACTTCTGGGCGGCCCAGGCGGTGCGGCATGCGGCGCCGCAGTTGAGCACGCAGGTCCAGGGTGGCCTGTTCTTCCCCCGAACCGGGCACTTCATCGACCCGTACCATGTGGTCAACACGTTGTTCGATGCAGCGCAGGCGGCGGGCGTACGCTTTACCAACGAGGACATTCACGGCGCTCGGCTGCACAGTGATGGCGTAACCCTGCGCAGCAACCAGGGCGAACGGCAGGCCCGGCAGGTGCTGATCGCCTGTGGTGCCCATTCGGCAAAACTGGTTGAGGCCCTGACCGGCACCCGTGTGCCCCTGGATACCGAGCGCGGCTACCACCTGATGCTGCCCAACGAGCAGCAGCGGCTGCCGTTCGCGGTCACCTCGCTGGAGCGCAAGTTCATCATGACGCCCATGGCCGATGGCTTGCGCCTGGCCGGCACGGTGGAGTTCGCGGGGCTGGACGCGCCGCCGAGCATGCAGCGGGCGTGGCAGTTGCACCGCTTGAGCCAAGGTTTGTTCCAACGTGACCTGGATGCCGAAGGGGCGACACCGTGGATGGGCTTCAGGCCTTCACTGCCCGACTCCCTACCCGTGATCGACCGGGTGGCGGAGGGCCGGGTACTGTTGGCGTTCGGGCATCAGCACCTGGGGTTGACCCAGGCGGCGGTGACGGCGGAATGGGTGGGGCGGTTAGCGCAGGGCCACCGGGATGCACATTTGGCCCCGTACAAGGTGGATCGGTTTTGAGACCGGGTTCGCCGGCAAGCCGGCCCCTACGGGGGCGGCCTAATTCCCGTAGGAGCGGTTGTGCCAAATCATTGCTGCCGGCGAACAGGTCACTCAGCGATAACGCTCAAGCCAGTGTGCGTAAGGCGCCGGCAAGGTCCAGGACGCCTTGTCCACCCCTAGCGCCTTGGCAGCGAAATACGGCCAATGCGGGTCGGCCAGATGCGCACGCCCCACCGACACCAGGTCGAGCTGATCGGCCTGCAGAGCCCCCTCGGCCAGCTCCGGCGTGCCAAATCCCCACGCCGAGGTCACCGGGATACCTGCCTCACGGCGCACGCGCTCGGCGATTGGCCCCATGAACGCCGGCCCCCACGGAATGTTTGTCTCAGGAATGGTGAAACCGACACTGACACTCAGCAAGTCCAGGCCACCCGCCTTGAAGCGACGCGCCAGCTCGATGGACTCCTCCAGGGTCTGCTCGTCACGCCCGTCGTACTCCAGCACCCCGAAGCGCGCCGTCAGCGGCAAGTGCTCCGGCCAGACTTCACGCACTGCGGCCAGGGTTTCCAGGAGGAAGCGGCTACGGTTGTCGAAACTGCCGCCGTAGGCGTCGGTGCGCTGGTTGGAATGCTCGGAGAAGAAACTCTGGCCCAGGTAGCCATGGGCGAAGTGCAGCTCGATCCACTCGAAGCCCGCGTCACGGGCGCGACGGGCGGCATCGACGAAGTCCTGGCGAACCCGGGCGATGTCGTCCAGGGTCATGGCTTGCGGCACCTTCGGCAGGTGCGCGCCAAAGGCGATGGCCGAAGGGGCGATGGTCTGCCAGCCACGGGCGTCATCGGCGCCGATATGGTCGTCGCCTTCCCACGGGCGGTTGGTGCTGGCCTTGCGCCCCGCGTGGGCAATCTGGATGCCCGGCACGGAACCGGCGGCCTTGATCGCCTGCACCACCGGCACGAAGGCCTGGGCGTGGGCGTCGCTCCAGATGCCGGCGCAACCGGGGGTGATGCGCCCTTCCGGTGACACCGCAGTGGCCTCGACCACCACCAGGCCGGCGCCACCCCGGGCCAGGCCCGCCAGGTGCACGTGGTGCCATTCGTTGATCAGGCCATCCTCGGCCATGTACTGGCACATCGGCGGGATGGCGATGCGGTTGCGCAGGGTAACGTCCTTGAGGGTGTAGGGCTGGAACAGGGCTGACATGGCAATTCTCCGGGAGAGACTCAATTACGGTAGTTCGATCATATTCGAACTATGGCAATTTATGAAACCCCCGTTATCATGTCGAGCATGCGAGCCTACTCCCACCCCAACCCCGAAGACCTCACCCTCGAGCGCCTGCTCTACGCCCTGAGCGACCCTGTGCGCATGGAAATCGTCCGCCACCTGGCCGGCGTACCTGAAGCCAGTTGCGGCGAACTCGACGGCGGGCGGCCGAAGTCCAGCATGTCCCATCATTTTCGCGTGCTACGTGAGGCGGGGCTGGTGTACACCCGCAACATCGGTACCACGCATATGAATTCGCTGCGTGGCGAAGAGCTGGAAACGCGTTTTCCCGGTTTGCTTGCCAGCATTCTCGGGCAGCGCTGAGCCTTGCCCTGGCCCGGCGATGCCGGGCATCGCCAGCAAGGCTGGCGCCTACAGGTTTGTGGTGACGCTCTGTTGCCACAGGATATTCGGGCATAAAAAAACCACGAGGCCGCCGGTGGCGACGCTCGTGGTGGGTGTTGCCGGGCAGGCCCGGCAAACCGTCTGGCCTTACAGCGCCATGTCGTTCGCAGGCTTGCTCTCGACCGGTGCGCTTGGCACAACGGTGGTGCCGACGCTCTGGTCGATCACTGGCGGTTTTTCCAGCTGCAGTACTTCGGCGGTGTAGTTCCACTCTTTCTGGGTGGCGGCGGCCGAATCGTTCAGCTTGGTACCGTAGCTTGGGACGATCTCCTTGATCTTGGCCTGCCATTCAGGGGTGGCGACCTTCTCCTTGAACACGGTTTCCAGCACGTTGAGCATGATCGGCGCGGCAGTCGAGGCACCTGGCGAGGCGCCCAGCAGGCCGGCGATGGTGCGGTCCTGGGAAGCGACGACTTCGGTGCCCAGCTTCAGCACGCCGCCCTTCTCTTCGTCACGCTTGATGATCTGCACGCGCTGACCGGCCTGCCACAGTTTCCAGTCTTCCTTCTTGGCGTTCGGGAAGTAGGTCTGCAGGGCGGCGAAACGGTCGTCGTCAGACTGCATCAGCTGGCCGGCGAGGTACTCGACCAACGGGTACTGGTCGATACCCACGCGCGCCATCGGCCACATGTTGTGGGTGGTGGTGCTGCTCAGCAGGTCCAGGTACGAGCCATTCTTCAGGAACTTGGTCGAGAAGGTGGCGAATGGCCCGAACAGGATCACGCGCTTGCCATCGAGCACGCGGGTGTCCAGGTGCGGTACCGACATGGGTGGCGCGCCGGTCGAGGCGATGCCATAGGCCTTGGCCATGTGCTGCATGGCCACGGTCGGGTTCTCGGTCACCAGGAACGAGCCGCCCACCGGGAAGCCTGCGTACTCTTTAGCTTCCGGGATGCCCGACTTCTGCAGCAGCTTCAGCGCGCCGCCGCCGGCACCGATGAACAGGAACTTGGCGTCGGTGGCCGATTCGGTACCGTCCTTCAGGTTCTTGTACTCGACGTGCCAGGAGCCGTCTTCGTTGCGGGTGATGTCCTGCACTTCGCTGGACAGCTTCAGGTCGAAGTTCTCTTTGGTCTTCAGGTGACCGACGAACTGACGGGTGATCTCACCGAAGTTGACGTCGGTGCCGATCGGGGTCCAGGTCACGGCCAGTTTCTGGCTCGGGTCGCGGCCTTCCATCATCAGCGGCACCCACTTGGCGATCTGCGCGTGGTCTTCCGAGTACTGCATCGAACGGAACAGCGGGCTGGCCTGCAGGGCGTCGTAGCGCTGCTTCAGGAACTTGATGTTGTCATCGCCCCAGACGAAGCTCATGTGCGGGGTGGTATTGATGAACGAGTGCGGGTTCTTCAACACGCCTTGGCGTACCTGCCAAGCCCAGAACTGCCGGGAGATCTGGAACGACTCGTTGATCTCGATGGCCTTGGTGATGTTGACCTTGCCGTCTTTATCCAGCGGGGTGTAGTTCAGCTCGGCCAGCGCGGAGTGGCCAGTACCGGCGTTGTTCCAGCCGTTGGAGCTTTCTTCGGCGACGCCGTCCATGCGCTCGACCATTTCCATCGACCAGCTTGGTTCCAGCTCGTTGAGCCAGACAGCCAGGGTGGAACTCATGATGCCGCCGCCGACCAGCAGCACGTCGACTTTCTTGGTGTCTGCGGCGTGCGCTTGCATGAAGCTCGCCGCGACTGCCAGACCCAGCAAGGTCTTGCCAGCTTTCTTGAACATTGATCGATTCCAGTCAGTAGAACGGAGGGTGGGCCTGTGGCTGGCCCTGGTTTCCATGTTCTTCAGCGCAGGCTTGTTGTGATCATTGTTCAGCAGCCAGAGAGACATTGGACGCGCCAACCTTTGGTCGGATTGACCGACAAGGCTGAAACGATTTACGGATTGTATCTGAAATGCCAGCACAAAAACATTGCGCGACCGGCCGTCAAGGCGGTGGGTTGTCTCAGGCCTTTTCCCCCTGGAACGTCAGATCAAGTTGAGCAGCGCCGCCTTGGTGATGGCCTGCGAACGGGTCGTCGAGTCGGTCTTCTTCATGATCTGCTTGACGTGGAAATAGATGGTAGCGCGCGTCACATGAACGGCATCGGCCACCTGCTCAGAAGTCAGCCCGTCAGCCAGCAGGCGCAGGATCTTGATCTCGCGAAAACTCAGACCGCCTGGGATCACCGGGCACACAGGCCTGCTCAAGTCGCGGATATGTCGTGTGGCCAGGCGCGACTCCGGAAACAACGCATCGTAGAGTTCATTCAGATCGGGCCGCGACGACGGTTCAGTCCAGATCAAGGTCAACAGCGTCATGCTGCCACTGTGCATGGCGTACAGAAAGGTGGCAGCCTCGAGCACGTGCTTGCCCATCAGGCCCAGGACACCGGTCTCGGCCGGCAATGTTCCCGACTGCCAATGGATAATTTCCTCGGCGCCGCTTGCGTTGAGTATCGGCTCCAGCGCCCACAACTTCTGCCGGTCATAAACCAATCGACAGGAAAAGTTTAAGTTGTCGACCAAGTACACTTTAGGGCTCGAAAGCGGCAGCGCCGTTTTATAAAAAATGGCGAAATAGCTGCAACCGCTCTTCGCCAAGAGGCGTTGCATCAACGCTTTCCGCACGGTCCTGCCCAAGGTCAACCGCGCATAGTCATACACGGGGCCGTGCAGGCTTTTCTGTTTTACCGACACCCCGAATCTTCCTTGAACGGCTGCTCGCCGAAGCGATTGTAGCCCAGCCATCCATGACTGCCGCATCATCCTGACAACCTGCCATGCCTTGCGTCCGAATAGCACGGCAAGCCATCGAATAACTATCAAGATTGATAGTCCTCGCGCCGTTTTTTCGAACATCCTGATGGCTGGCTGCAGCCTGTCGAGCAGCTTGGCGAAATAACAGAATATGCCTAGTTGGAAAGTAATAAGCCAATACACACATGGAGGTTTGCCATGATCGATATCGATACGATCACCAATACCTGGGGCCGCTGGAAAACGGCGCAATACGGCACCACTTGCTGGTTCACCGAAAGCACCCAGTACGCCAGGAACAAGGACACCCGCGGCTACATGCAATACCAGACCAATGTGTCCGCGCCCAAGGACCTGGTGTATTCCAGCTACGCCCAAAGTGACGGTGGCAGCGCGCTGCTGGGCAAGTACGACACGATCAACGATGGCGGCCAGGTCATCGAACACACCGTCAGCCTGCAACAAGGGCTGAGCGACACCTTCACCTGGAGCGTCACCGAGCAACTGAAGATTGGTGTCTCGGTCAAGGCGAACGCGGGCATTCCGCTGATCGGTGGGGCCGAAACCACCTCCACGGTGGAAATGGACCTGTCCTCGACCCAGGGCGCCAGCACCACCAAGAGCTCGAACTACGGGGCCAGCACCACGGTGCCCATTTCCCCCCACACCCATGGCTGGGGCGAAGTGGACCTGAGCTTCACCGAGCTCAGGACCCAGTGGGTGGGTAATGCCTCGATGGTGGGTTGCGTGGCGATCTGGTTCAACAACAAAGTGGCCCTGAACAATAACGGTGACTACCACTACCTCTGGTTCATTCCAATACAGCAGGTATTTTCCGAGATCATCCAGCACAACATCATCAGCACCTCGGGCTATGTGGTGCAGGGTGGTGGCGTGTTGGCGCAGGCCACCGGTACGTTCCACAGCAGCATGGGCCTGAGTCTCAAGACCATCAGCCATGAACAACCCTATCCGGGCGACAACAAGGCTGTGCGCACCAGCTTTGGCTACAGGCGCCTGGACAAACCACTGGAGTCTGTCGTGTTCCCGGCCGAGCATGATTTGAACGGCCGCTCGCGCTGAAACATCGGGGCGAACGGGTATTGCGTTCCGCCGAAAACAAAAACCCCCGGCCAAGTCCTTGGTCGGGGGTCTTGGATCAAGCCGCGACGGGCCTGATCAGGGGTATCCCAGGATTACTGCTGCTGAGGCAGTTTATCGATCGGGCCGCAGCCGCCGATGATCTTGGAGATGGAAACCGATGGGTGGAACAGGTAGTCGTACGAGCAGTTCTTCGGCTGGTTGTAGACTTGGCCAGTGCAACCGGACAGCAGGGCAACACCCGAAACGACAGCGACAGCAACAGTAGCTTTGATCAGCTTTTTCATAAAAATCCTTTAAGTCCATGATCCACCATCATGCTGATGGCGCGCGGATCATACGGGAAAAGGATCGGGGTGTGAACGCTGTTAGTACACATGCACTAGTTGTCGGCCATGAACTAATCCACTCTCGGAACCGAAACCAAGCCTGCTAAATCGTTACACGCAGCTTGGTTCGGCATGAATCGGCGCTACTTGCACTCCTGTAGGAGCGGATTTATCCGCGAAGCAGACACCGCAAATTTTTGATGGCTATCGAGGCATATGAAGACCAACTAAGCCAACCACGCCTCCATGGTCCTACAACCCCCTCATCAGACTTTCCTGATTCCATGTAGTCCATTTCCGAAGCACACTTTTGCCCCTTTCAAGCCATTGCAGCCGCTCGATGCGCGGCCTAGTCTCGGCCCGTCGTTGCCAATTCAACGACCGGCTTTGACAGGCCGTAGCTCAGTACGCAATGGCTGCTTCATGGTAGCTGTGCGTGGGGCACATTCGTGTGCGCCGGGATCCTGAGCCTCGGTCTGTCAACCTACGTACAGCTGCCTCCATCGGTTTGACAGCTTGTGGTGGACGCCCCTAATAGCTCAGGTAGTTACCATGATAAAAATTGTCCCCGACCCACCGCTACAAACCTCCGACTCTCCGCATTCTGTCGAAGATCTCCTCGTGCAGATCGCCGAGTACCTGATCTGCGCCCTGACCGCTGCCCAGCACGCCGCCATGATCCACACCAAACCGCCCGGCCAGGTCATGGCATTGACCGCCGTCCACGAGATCGACAGCGCACGCACTTTGGTCGAGATAGCCTTGAGCCGTGTACAGGCAAGGCATTGATCGCGCCATTCAGCGAACAAGGAGAACCAGCATGAGCAAAGAACAGTCCATTACCACGATCGGCATCGGAAGCTTTGGCGAAAGCGGTGACCTCACCCATGAACAACCGCTGTTCCGAGTCGTGCCAGGCCACACCCTGGACTACGCACTGGAACAATCCACAACATTGATGACCTGCGCCTACACCCTGAGCGATATCGCGCTGACTCAGGATTTGAAGAACGCCCCTACATTGTTAGCCGCCGCACACTATCTCACCGGCATGGCCAAAGCACTGTCGCAAGATGTCTCCCACGCAGTAATGAACAACCACACGGCTTAGCCCCACTGCAATGCAAAATGCCCCGTGGCGCCAACTACGGGGCTCTCTACCACGATGCAGGAAGGGGATCTTGAACCCGTGATTGCCCATCCATGTTTTGAAGCCCTTTCGAACTTCATTGCATGCCCCCTTTCGAGACGAAAGAGGCAACGCTCTTCGAGGCGCGGCATGTAAGCAAGCGGTGGCATTTGGCCGTATCTACACCCCGCCTAATAGCCAGTAGTCCATTTCCGAATCAGGCGTTCAAGCCCGCCAAGGTATTGCCGCAGGCTGGGTACCACTCTAGGCTCTACCCGTCGGTGATGCTCGAATAGCATCGAAGACCCTAGACGAAAAAATTCGTAGTGCTTCAGGAGCTGGATTCGTAGTGGAGGGCGCAGATGGCTAAAAAAGACACACCAGGCGGTGGGCCGCGAAAACCTTGGGCCAACCCTCTTCAGCGGCTTCATGCAGCAGGCATGGGCCTGAGTGGAAGTGACAAGCCAGCAGAGCGGGTTGATGCTGCAGCCATAAATGGCCTGACCCGCGAAGAACTCAATGCCAAGTTCGAGACCATCGAGATCAAGCTAGATGCTCGGGTAGAAGCCATCGCTTCGAAAATCGACGGTTTTCTCGGCGCCCAGACAGAGCGCGACAAGCGTCTGGATGACTCGATCGCAAGTGTGCGTCGAGACATTGTTCGACTAGGGAACCTGAAGTTGAATATCTGGGGCGCCATGCTGACCGCTGTCACACTTGGTGTAACGGTCGCAGCACTGAGCGTGACGCTCTATCAAACAGGCAGAGGCGACATCGCCATCCTGCCCCAATCGACACCCGCGATCCAGGCACCCGCCTTGAACCACGCTACACCCGACGTTTAGAAATACGTCGCAGCGAGTTTTCCCTGGGCCTACCCGCCTCCAGAAACGACAAAGCCCCCGAAAACTCAACGTTTTCGGGGGCTTCGGCTACTTCGCGTATGGCGGAGAGATAGGGATTTGAACCCTAGGTACTGTTGCCAGTACAACGGATTTCGAATCCGTCCCGTTCGACCACTCCGGCATCTCTCCAATGGCGCGCATCATACCAGCGTTTTCGTTTCTGGCAAACCTTTTTTGAAAAAAATTCGCGTGGTATCAGGCGCTTGCGTGAACGCACCGCTTACAGCGGCACACCCAGGCGTTTGGCAACTTCTTCGTAGGCTTCGATGACGTCGCCCAGGCCCTGGCGGAAGCGGTCCTTGTCCATCTTCTTGCGGGTCTCTTTGTCCCACAGGCGGCAGCCGTCCGGGCTGAACTCGTCGCCCAGGACGATCTGGCCGTGGAACACACCGAACTCCAGCTTGAAATCGACCAGCAAGAGGCCTGCGTCATCGAACAGCTTGCTCAGCACTTCGTTGACTTTCAGCGACAGCTTCTTCATCTCGACCAACTGCTCGGCGGTGCCCCAACCGAAGGCGACGACGTGGGATTCGTTGATGAAGGGGTCGCCCTTCTCGTCGTTCTTCAGGAACAGCTCGAAGGTGGACGGCTCCAGCTTGATGCCCTCCTCCACGCCCAGGCGCTTGACCAGGCTGCCGGCCGCATAGTTACGCACTACGCATTCAACCGGGATCATGTCGAGCTTCTTCACCAGGCACTCGTTGTCGCCCAGCAGCTTGTCGAACTGGGTCGGCACGCCGGCCTCTTCGAGCTTCTGCATGATGAAGGCGTTGAACTTGTTGTTCACCATGCCCTTGCGGTCCAGCTGCTCGATGCGCTTGCCGTCGAACGCCGAGGTGTCGTTACGGAACAGCAGGATCAAGCGGTCGGCGTCGTCGGTCTTGTAAACCGATTTGGCCTTGCCGCGGTAGAGTTCGTCGCGTTTTTCCATGATGGGCTCCGCTTGCTTGAGTAGGTGGGCTAGGCGATCTGGCGCCAGTCGAGCCCATGGTCCTGGTTGGCCACCTGGAGCCAGTCCGGGTCGCACCCGAGGGTGTCGACAAAGCACTGGCGGGCCAGATGTGGCAGGTTGTTCTTGCTGCTGAGATGGGCCAGCACCAGATGCTGCAAGTGCTGCCAGCCCAGCTCGGCCACCAGGCTGGCGGCCTGGTGGTTGTTCAAATGTCCCTGGCTGCCGCCGACCCGCAACTTGAGAAAGTTCGGGTAATGACCGCGGGCCAGCAGGTCACGGCAATGGTTGGCCTCGATCAGCAGTGCGTCCAGCCCTTGATAGCGCGACAACAGGTGGTAGTCGTAGCTGCCCAGGTCGGTGAGCATGCCGAAACGCCGGCGGCCATCGCTGATCACGTACTGCAACGGCTCGTAGGCATCGTGCTCGACCCGTGTGGCGCTGACCTGCAGATCACCGACCGGTAGCACATCGCCACAACCGAGAAAACCGGCCACGTCCACCGGCTTGCGCAGGCCGCGCAATGTGCCTTGGCTCATATAGACCGGTACATTGTAGCGGCGCGACAGCAACCCTACCCCATGCACGTGGTCGGCATGTTCGTGGGTCACCAGCACCGCGCTCAGTTGCGCGGCCGACACCCCGAGCAGCGCCAGGCGCCGCTCGGTTTCACGTAGCGAGAAGCCGCAATCGACCAGGATGAACGTGTCACCACTGGCGATCAGCGTGCCGTTTCCCTGGCTACCGCTTCCAAGAACCGCGAAGCGCACTTAGCCCAGGTGGTCCTGGATCGCGCTCAGCACGCGGCGGGCCACATCGGCTGGGGCCACGGTGTTGATGTTCTTCTCGACAGTTACCTGGACGTTCTCACCCACCTTGCTCAGGCGTACCTGATAACGCTCGGCACGGGCTTCACGCTCTTCCTTGCTCGGCTCGCTGCCGAACAGGCGGCTGAAGAAGCCTGGCTCCTTCTGCTTGTCGTCGGGCTTCTCGGACAGGTTGATGTAATACAGGCCCAGGCTGCGGTTGATGTCTTCGACACGCCACTCGCCCTGCTCCAGTGCACGGCCCACGCCGGACCAGGCACGGTCGAGGTCGGAGCCCAGGTACAGCACCGGGTTGCCGCTGCCGTCCTCGCTCAGGCTGACCTGGCTCGGGGCGTCGAAGTCGCGCGCGGCGAGCAGCGACACCGAACCGCCCTTCTCGGCGCTGCGGTTCATGCTGGCGAGCATCTCGTCGACCAGCAGCGCATCGGCGCCGGTATTGCTGGAGGTGGACGGGAAGCTCGGTTCAGCGGTGCTGCCAGCCGGGCGCTCGACGCTGACCACGTACACTTCGGAGGTGTTGCGCTGCACGCCCGGCTCCATGCGCACACGCACGCGGACTTCGCTGTCCGAGCTGCTGGAGGCGCTGGCCAGGCGCTGGCCGAGGGAGGCGGACAGCTCGTCGAAACGCTGCCAGGTGGTGCTGAACTCACCGGTCTGCGGGCGCTCTTCGGCAATGCGGAAGCCGTTGTCCTCGAAGAACTGGCGGGTCACCGGCCAGACTTCGGCCGGCGAGCGCTGGGCCAGCACCCAGCGGCTGCTGCCGCTGCGCTGCAGGCTGAAATCGCTGACCTCGGCGGTGGCCGACAGCGGTTGCGGGCGCGGCACTTCGAACTCGCCGGTGGCGCGATCGTCGGCAACGTTGCGCGGGATCGGCAGCAGCGGGTCCATGCGCTTGACGTTGCTGGCGTCCGGCGGCAGCTGCATCGGCGCGGTGGGGTGCGCCTGCAGGTAGTCGCTGCCGCGGTCGCGGAAATAGCCATCCTCGCCCCACAGCCAGCCACACCCACTGGTGCTGGAAATGATCAGGGCGAGCGTGGAAAGACCAGCCAGTCGCTTCATGCGGTGTACTTCCTCGATTAAACCAGTACGCCGGACTGGCGCAAGGCAGTACGGACTTTTTCGTGACAGCCTTCGCTCAGCCAGGTCAGCGGCAGGCGGATACCCTTGTGCATCAGGCCCATCTCGACGAGCGCCCATTTCACCGGAATCGGGTTG includes the following:
- the mqo gene encoding malate dehydrogenase (quinone) gives rise to the protein MFKKAGKTLLGLAVAASFMQAHAADTKKVDVLLVGGGIMSSTLAVWLNELEPSWSMEMVERMDGVAEESSNGWNNAGTGHSALAELNYTPLDKDGKVNITKAIEINESFQISRQFWAWQVRQGVLKNPHSFINTTPHMSFVWGDDNIKFLKQRYDALQASPLFRSMQYSEDHAQIAKWVPLMMEGRDPSQKLAVTWTPIGTDVNFGEITRQFVGHLKTKENFDLKLSSEVQDITRNEDGSWHVEYKNLKDGTESATDAKFLFIGAGGGALKLLQKSGIPEAKEYAGFPVGGSFLVTENPTVAMQHMAKAYGIASTGAPPMSVPHLDTRVLDGKRVILFGPFATFSTKFLKNGSYLDLLSSTTTHNMWPMARVGIDQYPLVEYLAGQLMQSDDDRFAALQTYFPNAKKEDWKLWQAGQRVQIIKRDEEKGGVLKLGTEVVASQDRTIAGLLGASPGASTAAPIMLNVLETVFKEKVATPEWQAKIKEIVPSYGTKLNDSAAATQKEWNYTAEVLQLEKPPVIDQSVGTTVVPSAPVESKPANDMAL
- a CDS encoding NADH:flavin oxidoreductase/NADH oxidase, whose translation is MSALFQPYTLKDVTLRNRIAIPPMCQYMAEDGLINEWHHVHLAGLARGGAGLVVVEATAVSPEGRITPGCAGIWSDAHAQAFVPVVQAIKAAGSVPGIQIAHAGRKASTNRPWEGDDHIGADDARGWQTIAPSAIAFGAHLPKVPQAMTLDDIARVRQDFVDAARRARDAGFEWIELHFAHGYLGQSFFSEHSNQRTDAYGGSFDNRSRFLLETLAAVREVWPEHLPLTARFGVLEYDGRDEQTLEESIELARRFKAGGLDLLSVSVGFTIPETNIPWGPAFMGPIAERVRREAGIPVTSAWGFGTPELAEGALQADQLDLVSVGRAHLADPHWPYFAAKALGVDKASWTLPAPYAHWLERYR
- a CDS encoding FAD-dependent oxidoreductase, which codes for MSSTDTDIAVIGAGIVGVACALQLARQGMRVLLIDRQAPGHGASYGNAGHLATEQVFPIADLSIFKRLPAMLMDPMGPLRLDWKYLPQAIPWFTRLLLNLRPAPFQRSVAGLRALNEASLGAWQRLLGSLGRGNMLREDGSLLVFERPASRPALEALQARMRQQAVPVDFWAAQAVRHAAPQLSTQVQGGLFFPRTGHFIDPYHVVNTLFDAAQAAGVRFTNEDIHGARLHSDGVTLRSNQGERQARQVLIACGAHSAKLVEALTGTRVPLDTERGYHLMLPNEQQRLPFAVTSLERKFIMTPMADGLRLAGTVEFAGLDAPPSMQRAWQLHRLSQGLFQRDLDAEGATPWMGFRPSLPDSLPVIDRVAEGRVLLAFGHQHLGLTQAAVTAEWVGRLAQGHRDAHLAPYKVDRF
- a CDS encoding aldehyde dehydrogenase (NADP(+)), with the translated sequence MPLTGNLLIGQTSVPGSHGAVRAIDPATNQALEPAYAGATGEHVAQACTLAWAAFDEYRETSPEQRARFLETIAEQIETLGDLLIERANAETGLPKARLLGERARTCNQLRTFARVVRAGEWLDVRVDRAQPERQPLPRPDLRQRQVSLGPVAVFGASNFPLAFSVAGGDTASALAAGCPVVVKAHGAHPGTSELVGQAVARAVKLCALPEGVFSLLYGAGREIGVALVSDPRIKAVGFTGSRSGGIALCQAAQARHEPIPVYAEMSSINPVFLFNAALQARAETLAQGFVTSLTQGAGQFCTNPGLVIACQGPALERFIAATGDHLQPVAAQTMLTPGIASAYANGVAALNENGNAQAVASGLPQQSPNQCQAYVFVTQAQAFLADPALQAEVFGAASLVVACDSDEEIRLVAEHLEGQLTATLHLDDADLPDARQLLPTLERKAGRILVNGWPTGVEVCDAMVHGGPFPATSDTRGTSVGTAAILRFLRPVCYQDFPDTLLPEALKHDNPLHLHRLLDGKREGA
- a CDS encoding ArsR/SmtB family transcription factor, which codes for MAIYETPVIMSSMRAYSHPNPEDLTLERLLYALSDPVRMEIVRHLAGVPEASCGELDGGRPKSSMSHHFRVLREAGLVYTRNIGTTHMNSLRGEELETRFPGLLASILGQR